One window of Saccharopolyspora phatthalungensis genomic DNA carries:
- a CDS encoding DegV family protein, which yields MRQRVAIVTDSTASIPLDVAEQLGISVVQLELRVGDEYNDERRVPHPRLAQAMRDGVAVSTGEPPPPAFFWNYTDAAASGVEAIISIHISEGLSRTCESARIAAAEVGIPVYVVDSRLVGLGLGFPVMAAAEAAVTGATAQGVMNVLDRRLRSTTQLLYVDTLEYLHRTGRVGRAQAWLGQALSIKPVLILKEGIIDQLAKGVGPDRALKKAVANVVQRVGGAPVDIGVEHFQFGDRAQRVLDDLRSQLPQIRRVTLEETSAILGAHAGPGALGVTVSPVT from the coding sequence ATGAGGCAACGCGTCGCCATCGTGACGGACTCGACGGCTTCCATCCCGCTCGACGTCGCCGAACAGCTGGGCATCTCCGTCGTCCAGCTGGAGCTGAGGGTCGGCGACGAGTACAACGACGAGCGCCGGGTGCCGCACCCCCGACTGGCCCAGGCGATGCGCGACGGCGTCGCGGTATCGACCGGCGAGCCACCGCCGCCGGCCTTTTTCTGGAACTACACCGACGCCGCGGCCAGCGGGGTCGAGGCGATCATCTCGATCCACATCTCGGAGGGCCTGTCCCGCACCTGTGAATCCGCCCGCATCGCGGCCGCCGAGGTCGGCATCCCGGTCTATGTGGTCGACTCCCGATTAGTCGGGCTGGGCCTCGGCTTCCCGGTGATGGCCGCGGCCGAGGCCGCCGTCACCGGTGCGACCGCGCAGGGCGTGATGAACGTGCTGGACCGGCGCCTGCGCAGCACGACGCAGTTGCTCTACGTGGACACCCTGGAGTACCTGCACCGCACCGGCCGGGTCGGGCGCGCCCAGGCGTGGCTCGGACAGGCGCTGTCGATCAAACCGGTACTGATCCTCAAAGAAGGCATCATCGACCAGCTGGCGAAAGGCGTCGGGCCGGACCGGGCGCTCAAGAAGGCGGTCGCGAACGTGGTTCAGCGAGTCGGCGGCGCACCTGTCGACATCGGCGTCGAGCACTTCCAGTTCGGGGATCGCGCCCAGCGCGTGCTGGACGACTTGCGCTCCCAACTACCCCAGATCCGCCGCGTCACCCTCGAAGAGACGAGCGCGATCCTGGGCGCCCATGCCGGACCCGGCGCCCTGGGCGTGACCGTCTCCCCCGTCACCTAG
- a CDS encoding electron transfer flavoprotein subunit beta/FixA family protein, with translation MNIVVLVKQVPDTYSERKLSAADHTLDRESADAVLDEINERAVEEALLIKEAQGGEVTVVCMGPQRATDAIRKALSMGADKAVHLSDEALHGTDAPSTARALAKVIGTVEGVDLVIAGNEATDGRTGAVPAMVAEALGWPQLTFARKVEIDGSTVKIERETDAGIWNVEAALPAVVSVTEKINEPRYPSFKGIMAAKKKPVSVLSLADAGIDAAEVGLANAGSQVVASAPKPPKSGGVKVTDEGEGGVAVAEFLAGEKLL, from the coding sequence ATGAACATCGTCGTCCTGGTCAAGCAGGTGCCCGACACGTATTCCGAGCGGAAGCTGTCTGCTGCGGATCACACGTTGGATCGTGAGTCGGCGGATGCAGTGCTGGATGAGATCAACGAGCGTGCGGTGGAAGAAGCGCTGTTGATCAAGGAGGCTCAGGGCGGTGAGGTGACCGTCGTGTGCATGGGCCCGCAGCGCGCTACGGATGCGATCCGCAAGGCGTTGTCGATGGGTGCGGACAAGGCGGTACACCTCTCGGATGAGGCGTTGCACGGTACGGATGCGCCGTCGACGGCTCGTGCGTTGGCGAAGGTGATCGGCACCGTGGAGGGTGTGGATTTGGTGATCGCCGGCAACGAGGCGACCGATGGCCGCACGGGTGCGGTGCCGGCGATGGTGGCCGAGGCGCTGGGCTGGCCGCAGCTGACCTTCGCCCGCAAGGTGGAGATTGATGGCTCCACCGTGAAGATCGAGCGGGAGACCGACGCGGGGATCTGGAATGTGGAAGCGGCCCTGCCGGCCGTGGTGTCGGTGACAGAGAAGATCAACGAGCCGCGGTACCCGTCGTTTAAGGGCATCATGGCCGCGAAGAAGAAGCCCGTTAGCGTGCTGAGCCTGGCCGATGCGGGGATCGACGCGGCCGAGGTCGGCCTGGCGAACGCCGGTTCGCAGGTGGTGGCCTCGGCGCCGAAGCCGCCGAAGTCCGGTGGTGTGAAGGTCACCGACGAGGGTGAGGGTGGCGTGGCCGTCGCCGAGTTCCTGGCCGGCGAGAAGCTGCTCTGA
- a CDS encoding electron transfer flavoprotein subunit alpha/FixB family protein — MAEVLVLVDHVDGEVKKVTFELLTVARRLGEPSAVVVGEPGTAGKLAESLGAYGAAKVYAAESAEAGQFLVTPQVDVLASLVGSASPAAVLVPASIDGKEIAGRLAIRLGSGLLSEVVDLDAEGVASHSLFGGAYDATAKVTTGTPVITVLPGSIEPEQAAGAAAVESVEVPAVDAARTAKITGRQPAEAGDRPELTEASVVVSGGRGVGSAESFEVVEKLADSLGAAVGASRAAVDSGYYPHQFQVGQTGKTVSPQLYIALGISGAIQHRAGMQTSKTIVAVNKDPEAPIFEIADFGVVGDLFKIAPQLTEEITKRKG, encoded by the coding sequence ATGGCTGAGGTTCTGGTCCTCGTCGATCACGTGGACGGCGAGGTCAAGAAGGTCACGTTCGAGTTGTTGACCGTGGCGCGCCGGTTGGGTGAGCCCTCGGCGGTCGTCGTGGGTGAGCCGGGTACGGCGGGCAAGCTGGCCGAGTCGCTGGGCGCCTATGGCGCGGCGAAGGTGTATGCGGCCGAGTCCGCGGAGGCCGGCCAGTTTTTGGTGACCCCGCAGGTGGATGTGCTGGCGAGCCTGGTGGGCAGCGCGTCGCCGGCGGCGGTGCTGGTCCCGGCCTCGATCGACGGCAAAGAGATCGCGGGGCGGCTGGCGATCCGGCTGGGCTCCGGGTTGTTGTCGGAGGTCGTGGACCTCGACGCGGAGGGCGTGGCGAGCCACTCGTTGTTCGGTGGTGCCTACGACGCGACGGCGAAGGTCACCACGGGGACGCCGGTGATCACGGTGCTGCCGGGGTCGATCGAGCCGGAGCAGGCCGCGGGCGCGGCGGCGGTGGAGTCCGTGGAGGTTCCGGCGGTGGATGCGGCCCGGACCGCCAAGATCACGGGTCGTCAGCCAGCTGAGGCCGGGGACCGCCCCGAGCTCACGGAGGCCTCCGTGGTGGTCTCCGGTGGCCGCGGGGTCGGCTCAGCGGAGAGCTTCGAGGTGGTGGAGAAGCTGGCCGACTCGCTGGGCGCGGCGGTGGGTGCCTCGCGTGCCGCGGTGGACTCCGGTTACTACCCGCATCAGTTCCAGGTCGGCCAGACCGGCAAGACCGTCTCCCCGCAGCTCTACATCGCCCTGGGCATCTCGGGGGCGATCCAGCACCGTGCGGGCATGCAGACGTCCAAGACGATCGTCGCGGTGAACAAGGACCCGGAGGCCCCGATCTTCGAGATCGCCGACTTCGGCGTCGTCGGCGACCTGTTCAAGATCGCCCCGCAACTCACCGAGGAGATCACCAAGCGCAAGGGCTGA
- the rnhA gene encoding ribonuclease HI, translating into MQRTTERVDLYTDGACSGNPGPGGWGVVLRYGNHERELYGKDAATTNNKMELLAVIEGLAALTRPVPLVCIYTDSTYVLKGITQWMHGWKRNGWLTSAKQPVKNAELWQRLDAECMRHGDVQWEWVKGHNGHPENERADRLACRGRDEARAG; encoded by the coding sequence ATGCAGCGAACGACCGAGCGCGTCGACCTCTACACCGACGGCGCATGCAGCGGGAACCCCGGCCCCGGCGGCTGGGGCGTCGTACTGCGCTACGGCAACCACGAGCGCGAGCTCTACGGCAAGGACGCCGCGACGACGAACAACAAGATGGAACTCCTGGCGGTCATCGAGGGTCTGGCCGCGTTGACCCGACCGGTGCCGCTCGTGTGCATTTACACCGACAGCACCTACGTGCTCAAGGGCATCACCCAGTGGATGCACGGCTGGAAGCGCAACGGCTGGTTGACGTCGGCCAAGCAGCCGGTCAAGAACGCCGAGCTGTGGCAGCGCCTGGACGCGGAGTGCATGCGCCACGGCGACGTGCAGTGGGAATGGGTGAAAGGGCACAACGGCCACCCGGAGAACGAGCGCGCCGACCGGCTCGCTTGCCGAGGCCGGGACGAAGCCCGAGCGGGCTGA
- a CDS encoding glycosyltransferase — protein sequence MRILFTAAPGYGLMLPIVPLVWAARAAGHEVLVATTAEMTDVGARAGLPMVDVFPQHDVWAELLRGIGSDGESPVLERLAAAKGLSEEYQKASQAGNPFGLFTLTMTEGTIDAGRAFGPDLVVHTTDHVAGRLVAAALGLPVLEVGNRISWSSRDADFRAKTEFYGDDEITLALRAKLDIPDGPPRVFARIDPRAPSMGGLAADEPDPQDGIPWWPMRFVPFNGGAVVPEWALRRPERPRVGVTLGTVVPIMTGTSNLSVVIEALGGMDVEVILAAGKTDLADLGPLPANVHSVGFLPLSAFLPTASLMVHHGGSGTTAAPLHYAVPQLVLPAFADNPMSAQRVVDRGVGLSHDPATADVATVRAMAERLLTEPAFRTAAREVSEEMATQPSPHSVIERTIALINQ from the coding sequence GTGCGAATCCTCTTTACCGCTGCGCCCGGTTATGGGCTGATGTTGCCCATCGTCCCGTTGGTCTGGGCGGCTCGGGCTGCCGGGCACGAAGTCCTGGTCGCCACCACCGCCGAGATGACCGATGTCGGCGCGCGGGCCGGGCTTCCCATGGTGGACGTGTTCCCGCAACACGACGTGTGGGCGGAGTTGCTGCGGGGGATCGGTTCGGACGGGGAATCGCCCGTTCTGGAGCGGCTCGCCGCCGCCAAGGGGCTCTCCGAGGAGTACCAGAAGGCATCGCAGGCGGGCAATCCGTTCGGGCTGTTCACCCTGACCATGACCGAAGGCACCATCGACGCGGGTCGTGCGTTCGGCCCTGACCTCGTCGTCCACACCACCGACCACGTCGCCGGCCGATTAGTCGCCGCTGCGCTCGGGCTGCCGGTGCTGGAGGTCGGCAACCGGATTTCCTGGTCGTCGCGGGATGCTGATTTCCGCGCCAAAACCGAGTTCTACGGCGACGACGAAATCACCCTCGCGTTGCGGGCCAAGTTGGACATTCCGGATGGTCCGCCGCGGGTGTTCGCGCGGATCGACCCGCGGGCGCCCAGCATGGGCGGGCTGGCCGCGGACGAGCCGGATCCGCAGGACGGCATCCCCTGGTGGCCCATGCGGTTCGTGCCGTTCAACGGCGGCGCTGTGGTGCCCGAGTGGGCGTTGCGGCGGCCAGAGCGGCCGCGCGTCGGTGTCACGCTCGGCACCGTGGTGCCGATCATGACCGGCACCAGCAACCTGTCGGTGGTGATCGAGGCGCTCGGCGGGATGGACGTGGAGGTGATCCTGGCGGCCGGCAAGACGGACCTTGCCGACCTGGGTCCGCTTCCGGCCAACGTGCATTCAGTTGGCTTCCTGCCGCTGTCGGCCTTCCTGCCGACCGCGTCGCTGATGGTCCACCACGGCGGTTCCGGCACCACCGCCGCGCCACTGCACTACGCCGTTCCGCAACTGGTCCTGCCCGCTTTCGCCGACAACCCGATGTCCGCACAGCGGGTGGTCGACCGGGGTGTGGGGCTCTCCCACGACCCGGCCACCGCGGATGTCGCCACGGTGCGGGCGATGGCCGAACGGCTGCTCACCGAACCCGCGTTCCGCACGGCGGCACGCGAAGTGAGCGAGGAAATGGCCACTCAACCCAGCCCGCATTCGGTCATCGAGCGAACGATCGCCCTGATCAACCAGTGA
- a CDS encoding GNAT family N-acetyltransferase yields MSETQLLASAAPSAAADVHYSLLVAKDSDEVHAAQRLRYQVFAEEMGATVTGREFGVDRDCFDEYCDHLIVRDDRTGAVVGTYRMLPPERAKAAGMLYSETEFDLSALDSLRPALVETGRSCVHRDHRNGAVVSLVWTGIARYMLLHGHTMLAGCASVPLDDGGVQAAHVWNTVSAKHYAPEEHRVHPYRPWAPVESAGRAAMPPLLKGYLRLGAQVCGRPAHDPDFGVADFFVLLDLKRADQRYMRFFLGESA; encoded by the coding sequence ATGTCCGAGACGCAGCTGCTGGCCAGCGCCGCACCGAGTGCGGCGGCCGACGTCCACTACTCGCTGCTGGTCGCCAAAGACTCCGATGAAGTACACGCCGCGCAGCGCCTGCGATACCAGGTGTTCGCCGAGGAGATGGGGGCCACGGTCACCGGTCGGGAATTCGGTGTCGACCGGGATTGCTTCGACGAGTACTGCGACCACCTGATCGTCCGGGACGACCGCACCGGCGCGGTGGTCGGGACCTACCGGATGCTGCCGCCAGAGCGGGCGAAGGCCGCCGGAATGCTTTATTCGGAAACCGAATTCGACCTGTCGGCGCTCGACTCGTTGCGCCCGGCGCTCGTGGAGACCGGGCGGTCGTGCGTGCACCGGGACCACCGTAACGGCGCCGTGGTCAGCCTGGTGTGGACCGGGATCGCGCGGTACATGCTGTTGCACGGCCACACCATGCTCGCGGGTTGCGCATCTGTGCCGCTGGATGACGGGGGAGTGCAAGCGGCGCACGTGTGGAACACGGTTTCGGCGAAGCACTACGCACCGGAGGAGCACCGGGTGCACCCATACCGGCCGTGGGCGCCAGTAGAGTCCGCGGGTCGTGCGGCGATGCCGCCGTTGCTCAAGGGATACCTGCGCCTGGGCGCTCAGGTGTGCGGCCGCCCGGCGCACGATCCGGATTTCGGGGTGGCCGACTTCTTCGTGCTCCTGGATCTCAAGCGCGCCGATCAGCGCTATATGCGGTTCTTCCTGGGCGAGTCGGCATGA
- a CDS encoding lysophospholipid acyltransferase family protein, whose product MTQWIPASPCGPECLPPRDKRAEVGLPRVVLRLGRTAGLLLVGCVLVLALSPLRTAWRDRALAVWFRMLLRALGIGLLLGERIPPGGALVVSNHVSWLDIVALQALCPMRMLAKVEVRSWPVLGALAGRVGTVYIERDRLSVLPDAVRTIAEELRAGAVIGAFPEGTTWCGRASGRFRPAVFQAAIDAGARMQPVALRFRTAAGLPTTAAAFLGDATLVDSVLAVARMRDLVVELVVLPELVGTDRRELARRAQHAISATTGSVLGHESLPQQRAAPGIAA is encoded by the coding sequence ATGACTCAATGGATACCCGCATCGCCGTGCGGGCCGGAATGCCTTCCGCCGCGCGACAAGCGGGCGGAAGTCGGGCTGCCCCGGGTGGTGCTGCGGTTGGGCCGGACCGCTGGGCTGCTGCTGGTCGGCTGCGTTCTCGTCCTGGCGCTGTCGCCGTTGCGGACCGCCTGGCGGGACCGGGCGCTGGCGGTGTGGTTCCGGATGCTGTTGCGCGCCTTGGGAATCGGCCTCCTGCTAGGGGAACGGATCCCGCCGGGTGGTGCCTTGGTGGTCAGCAACCACGTGTCCTGGCTGGACATCGTCGCGCTGCAGGCGCTTTGCCCGATGCGGATGCTGGCCAAGGTCGAGGTCCGGTCCTGGCCCGTGCTGGGCGCGCTCGCCGGGCGGGTCGGCACCGTGTACATCGAGCGCGATCGGCTCTCGGTGCTGCCGGATGCGGTGCGAACGATCGCCGAGGAGTTGCGCGCCGGGGCCGTGATCGGTGCCTTCCCGGAAGGGACGACCTGGTGTGGGCGGGCTTCCGGGCGATTCCGGCCCGCGGTTTTCCAGGCCGCCATCGATGCGGGCGCGCGGATGCAGCCGGTCGCGTTGCGGTTCCGGACCGCGGCCGGCCTGCCCACCACGGCGGCGGCCTTCCTGGGGGATGCCACGCTCGTCGATTCGGTTCTCGCGGTGGCCCGGATGCGGGATCTGGTCGTGGAGTTGGTGGTGTTGCCGGAACTGGTGGGCACCGACCGCCGGGAGTTGGCCAGGCGAGCCCAGCACGCGATCTCGGCGACCACAGGTTCTGTGCTGGGGCACGAGAGCTTGCCGCAACAGCGAGCCGCGCCCGGCATCGCCGCTTGA
- a CDS encoding MFS transporter: MATVEKSQNALWNPQRRTFTAGLILVITLVAFEAMGLGTALPTIVAELHAQRWYAWPFTVFLAASAIGTVIGGRQSDRHGPALALLLALPTFALGLVVAAAAPNVLVLLAARALQGLGGGVLIVALYVMIARVYPEEHRPATFGAISSAWVVPALVGPVIAGFLTEHVSWRWVFLGLAPLVCIGTAMLIPAVRRFGARSEEPLRQRRGLPLAAVGAAGGVVILNFAAQNPSLLSLFLGLAGFVVLAPSIRLLLPDGTLLARPGLPVMVLSRGLLAGLFFTAQAFVPLMLSVVHHYSPTTAGVPLTVGSLGWTAGALWQSRQRDVRREYLVAAGFLLVGVGMAGLALTLPEWGPHWLVVAFWFVAGGGMGIGVASTSVRVLALSAPSERGFNSAALQISDMLGQAALVGLGGVVVGALATSTAPTRGVVSLDVALMVGAALAAWLLVRSGRRQTS, from the coding sequence GTGGCCACTGTTGAGAAATCCCAGAACGCTCTGTGGAATCCCCAACGTCGCACCTTCACCGCCGGACTGATTCTGGTCATCACCCTCGTCGCCTTCGAGGCCATGGGGCTGGGTACCGCGTTACCCACGATCGTCGCCGAACTCCATGCGCAGCGCTGGTATGCCTGGCCGTTCACCGTCTTCCTTGCGGCCAGCGCGATCGGCACGGTGATTGGCGGGCGGCAGTCGGATCGGCATGGACCCGCGCTTGCGTTGCTCCTCGCGCTGCCGACGTTCGCGCTCGGACTGGTCGTTGCCGCCGCCGCGCCCAACGTCTTGGTCTTGCTCGCCGCACGTGCGTTGCAAGGCTTGGGCGGCGGGGTCCTCATCGTCGCGTTGTATGTGATGATCGCCCGGGTTTACCCCGAAGAGCACCGGCCGGCGACATTCGGGGCGATCTCCTCGGCCTGGGTGGTACCGGCGTTGGTGGGGCCGGTGATCGCGGGTTTCCTCACCGAGCACGTGAGCTGGCGCTGGGTGTTTCTCGGTTTGGCGCCGCTGGTGTGCATCGGCACGGCCATGCTGATCCCAGCGGTGCGGCGCTTCGGCGCACGCTCGGAAGAGCCTTTGAGGCAGCGGCGCGGGCTGCCGCTCGCGGCGGTCGGGGCCGCCGGTGGCGTGGTGATCTTGAACTTCGCCGCGCAAAACCCCTCGCTGTTGTCGCTGTTCCTGGGGCTGGCCGGGTTCGTGGTGCTGGCACCCTCGATCCGGTTGCTTCTGCCCGATGGCACTCTTCTCGCGCGGCCCGGGCTTCCGGTGATGGTGCTCTCGCGCGGGTTACTCGCCGGGCTGTTCTTCACCGCGCAGGCGTTCGTGCCGCTGATGCTGTCGGTGGTGCACCACTATTCACCTACGACCGCGGGCGTGCCGCTGACCGTTGGATCGCTGGGGTGGACCGCCGGTGCCCTGTGGCAGAGCAGGCAGCGTGACGTTCGCCGGGAGTACCTGGTCGCGGCCGGGTTCCTGCTGGTCGGGGTCGGGATGGCCGGGCTGGCGCTGACCCTGCCCGAGTGGGGGCCGCACTGGCTGGTGGTCGCGTTCTGGTTCGTCGCCGGCGGCGGGATGGGCATCGGGGTGGCCAGCACCTCGGTGCGGGTGCTCGCGCTGTCGGCGCCGAGCGAGCGCGGGTTCAACTCGGCGGCGCTGCAGATCTCCGACATGCTGGGCCAGGCCGCGCTTGTCGGGCTCGGCGGTGTCGTGGTCGGCGCGCTGGCCACCTCCACCGCGCCGACCAGGGGAGTCGTGTCGCTCGACGTGGCGCTGATGGTGGGCGCCGCGCTGGCGGCTTGGCTGCTCGTCCGCTCGGGCCGCCGTCAAACGTCCTGA
- a CDS encoding cysteine desulfurase family protein has product MTYLDHAATTPMRPGAVAAMSEALTRIGNASSLHTSGRRARRAVEESREDIADALGARPSEILFTAGGTESDNLAVKGIFWARRTADPARRRILVSTVEHHAVLDAVEWLAEHEGAEVTWLAADSHGRVRPEVFETALAERPDDVAVATVMWANNEVGTVNAISELASIADRYGVPLHTDAVQAVETLPVDFAASGVAALTMTGHKVGGPYGVGVLLLSRDVKCTPVLHGGGQEREVRSGTLDTPGVLGLAAAVREAVDARESHAPQLAKLRDELITGVRAVVPDAVLNGDPGHDVVGDGPSRLPGNAHFTFPGCEGDSLLMLLDAKGIECSTGSACTAGVSEPSHVLLAMGADPKAARGSLRFSLGHTSTAADVQALTEAIGPVVQRARSAGLAGLRRSSAESTTAATEV; this is encoded by the coding sequence ATGACTTACCTCGACCACGCTGCCACGACACCGATGCGGCCAGGGGCGGTCGCAGCGATGAGCGAGGCGTTGACCCGGATCGGCAACGCCTCGTCCCTGCATACCTCGGGTCGCCGGGCACGCCGTGCGGTGGAGGAGTCGCGGGAGGACATCGCCGACGCGTTGGGCGCGCGGCCATCGGAGATCTTGTTCACCGCGGGCGGCACGGAGAGCGACAACCTTGCGGTCAAGGGCATCTTCTGGGCGCGCCGGACCGCTGACCCGGCACGACGCCGCATCTTGGTCTCGACCGTCGAGCACCACGCGGTGCTGGACGCCGTCGAATGGTTGGCCGAGCACGAGGGCGCCGAGGTGACCTGGCTGGCGGCCGACTCGCATGGCCGGGTGCGCCCGGAGGTGTTCGAGACGGCGCTCGCCGAGCGACCGGACGACGTGGCGGTGGCCACTGTCATGTGGGCCAACAACGAGGTCGGCACCGTCAACGCGATCTCGGAGCTGGCGTCGATCGCCGACCGGTACGGGGTGCCGCTGCACACCGACGCGGTGCAGGCCGTGGAGACGCTGCCGGTGGACTTCGCGGCCTCCGGGGTCGCGGCGCTGACCATGACGGGGCACAAGGTCGGTGGTCCGTACGGGGTCGGCGTGCTGCTGCTGTCGCGAGACGTCAAGTGCACCCCGGTGCTGCACGGCGGCGGCCAGGAACGCGAGGTGCGATCCGGAACCCTGGACACCCCCGGTGTGCTGGGTCTGGCGGCGGCGGTGCGCGAAGCGGTCGACGCGCGTGAATCGCATGCGCCGCAATTGGCGAAGCTGCGCGACGAGCTGATCACTGGTGTTCGCGCCGTCGTGCCGGACGCGGTGCTCAACGGCGATCCGGGGCACGACGTCGTCGGCGATGGGCCGTCGCGGTTGCCCGGCAACGCGCACTTCACCTTCCCCGGCTGCGAAGGCGACAGCCTGCTGATGTTGCTGGACGCCAAGGGGATCGAGTGCTCCACCGGCTCCGCCTGCACAGCCGGCGTCTCGGAGCCCAGCCACGTGCTGCTGGCGATGGGGGCGGACCCGAAGGCGGCACGCGGCTCGCTGCGCTTCTCGCTGGGGCACACCTCGACCGCGGCCGATGTACAAGCACTCACCGAAGCCATCGGGCCGGTGGTGCAACGAGCGCGTAGCGCCGGCCTGGCCGGGTTGCGCCGATCTTCGGCGGAGTCGACGACTGCCGCCACGGAGGTGTGA
- the mnmA gene encoding tRNA 2-thiouridine(34) synthase MnmA: protein MRVLAAMSGGVDSAVAAARAVAAGHDVVGVHLALSAKPGTLRTGARGCCTIEDSRDARRAADLLGIPFYVWDFAERFTEEVIETFVGEYAAGRTPNPCLTCNEKIKFEALLDKAMALGFDAVCTGHYARLSIVDGVPVLRRSRDGGKDQSYVLASLTAEQLRHSMFPLGDSLKSEVRVEAAERDLAVAKKPDSHDICFIPDGDTKKFLETKLGQKPGKLVDAETGAVLGEHTGVHGFTVGQRKGLGIDAPAEDGRPRYVLSLEPVSGTVQVGSADRLSVTEIEAKRPIWPSERPLDGPTECVIQVRAHGGTAEAVAVADEHGIRVQLRQPLRGVAPGQAIVLYRPDSAGDLVLGSGIISATR from the coding sequence GTGCGAGTACTGGCAGCCATGAGCGGTGGGGTGGATTCCGCCGTAGCCGCCGCCCGAGCGGTCGCGGCCGGTCACGACGTAGTCGGGGTGCACTTGGCGCTGTCGGCGAAGCCGGGCACGCTGCGCACCGGTGCTCGCGGTTGCTGCACCATCGAGGACTCCCGGGACGCGCGCCGTGCCGCCGATCTGCTGGGCATCCCGTTTTACGTGTGGGACTTCGCGGAGCGGTTCACCGAGGAGGTCATCGAGACCTTCGTCGGCGAGTACGCCGCGGGCCGCACCCCGAACCCGTGCCTGACCTGCAACGAGAAGATCAAGTTCGAGGCGTTGCTGGACAAGGCGATGGCGCTGGGCTTCGACGCGGTCTGCACCGGCCACTACGCCCGGCTGTCCATCGTGGACGGTGTGCCGGTGCTGCGGCGCAGCCGGGACGGGGGCAAGGACCAGTCCTACGTGCTGGCCTCGCTGACCGCCGAGCAGCTGCGCCATTCGATGTTCCCGCTCGGCGACTCGCTGAAGTCCGAGGTGCGGGTGGAAGCCGCCGAACGGGACCTGGCGGTGGCCAAGAAGCCGGACAGCCACGACATCTGCTTCATCCCCGACGGCGACACCAAAAAGTTCCTGGAGACCAAGCTCGGGCAGAAGCCGGGCAAGCTGGTCGACGCCGAAACCGGTGCGGTGCTCGGTGAGCATACCGGCGTGCACGGGTTCACCGTGGGGCAGCGCAAGGGTCTTGGCATCGACGCCCCGGCCGAGGATGGTCGGCCGCGTTACGTGCTTTCGCTGGAGCCGGTGTCGGGGACCGTACAGGTGGGTTCGGCGGATCGGCTGTCGGTCACCGAGATCGAAGCGAAGCGGCCGATCTGGCCGTCCGAACGACCGTTGGACGGCCCGACGGAGTGCGTGATCCAGGTCCGCGCCCACGGCGGCACCGCCGAGGCGGTCGCAGTGGCCGACGAGCACGGCATCCGCGTCCAGCTCCGCCAGCCGCTACGCGGCGTGGCCCCGGGCCAGGCGATCGTTTTGTACCGCCCGGATTCCGCGGGCGACCTCGTCCTCGGCAGCGGCATCATCTCCGCCACTCGTTAA